The Leguminivora glycinivorella isolate SPB_JAAS2020 chromosome 1, LegGlyc_1.1, whole genome shotgun sequence genome includes a region encoding these proteins:
- the LOC125228080 gene encoding N-acetylgalactosaminyltransferase 7: MRITNLRRGRIARMGGICAILLMLIYALHKWSNENVGNREDVVVSDSLNSNSYKSHHDVYPTLKTDVLGNFEPKPRRAVVGPGEEGKPYHMSQDRANDVAESESEYGMNIAASDMIAMNRSIPDTRLDECKYWHYPTELPSTSVIIVFHNEGFSVLMRTVHTVIDRSPPNTLHEVVLVDDYSDKDNLKSNLDNYIKRWKGKVRLIRNSQREGLIRTRSRGAQEATGEVIVFLDAHCEVNVNWLPPLLAPIYRDYKTMTVPVIDGVDHRTFEYRPVYAHDTNFRGIFEWGMLYKENEVPDREANKHAHKSEPYKSPTHAGGLFAINRNYFLEIGAYDPGLLVWGGENFELSFKIWQCGGSIEWVPCSRVGHVYRAFMPYSFGNLAKNRKGSLITINYKRVIETWFDEEHKEYFYTREPMARFLDMGDISEQVALKEKLKCKDFSWFMDNVAYDVYDKFPKLPKNVRWGMVRNKAGNVCLDTMGKAAPAYIGTSTCHGAGNNQLFRLNAAGQLGVGERCVEADADSVKQAICRLGTVDGPWRYDEENHQIIHRLHNYCLTLQPPSRTLALAPCDPRNTYQQWSITHKQPSW, encoded by the exons atGAGGATAACAAACTTAAGGCGCGGAAGGATCGCGCGTATGGGTGGTATATGTGCAATTTTACTGATGCTCATTTACGCTCTTCACAAGTGGTCAAACGAAAACGTCGGCAATCGAGAGGATGTTGTAGTTTCGGACTCGCTTAATAGTAATTCTTACAAATCTCATCATGATGTTTATCCGACCCTGAAAACCG ATGTGTTGGGTAACTTCGAGCCGAAGCCGCGGCGGGCGGTAGTCGGGCCTGGCGAGGAGGGCAAGCCCTACCACATGTCGCAGGACCGCGCCAACGACGTGGCCGAGTCGGAGAGCGAGTACGGCATGAACATAGCCGCCTCCGATATGATCGCAATGAACAG GTCGATCCCCGACACGCGCTTGGACGAGTGCAAATACTGGCACTATCCGACAGAGCTGCCCTCCACGTCGGTGATCATCGTGTTCCACAACGAGGGCTTCTCCGTGCTGATGCGCACCGTGCACACCGTCATCGACCGCTCGCCGCCCAACACCCTGCACGAGGTGGTGCTG GTGGATGACTATTCCGATAAGGATAACTTGAAGTCTAATCTCGATAACTACATAAAACGATGGAAAGGCAAAGTGCGTTTAATTCGCAACTCGCAGAGGGAGGGACTCATACGAACCCGCTCCAGGGGCGCCCAAGAGGCGACAGGGGAAGTTATAGTATTCCTTGACGCTCACTGCGAGGTCAACGTGAACTGGCTGCCGCCGCTACTCGCGCCCATCTACCGAGACTACAAGACCATGACCGTGCCCGTTATAGACGGGGTCGACCACAGAACTTTCGAGTACAGGCCAGTGTACGCCCACGACACCAACTTCAGAGGCATCTTCGAGTGGGGAATGCTCTATAAAGAAAACGAAGTACCCGACAGAGAAGCCAACAAACACGCGCACAAATCCGAGCCTTACAAGAGCCCTACGCACGCGGGCGGTCTTTTTGCTATAAACAGGAACTATTTCCTGGAGATCGGAGCGTACGACCCCGGTTTACTAGTTTGGGGAGGCGAGAATTTCGAGCTCAGCTTTAAAATTTGGCAGTGCGGTGGGAGCATCGAGTGGGTGCCATGTTCGAGAGTAGGCCACGTTTATAGAGCATTCATGCCCTACTCATTTGGCAATCTGGCGAAGAATCGCAAGGGTTCCCTGATAACTATAAATTACAAGAGAGTGATCGAAACGTGGTTCGACGAGGAGCACAAGGAATACTTCTACACCAGAGAGCCAATGGCGAGGTTCTTGGACATGGGGGATATAAGCGAGCAGGTGGCCTTGAAGGAGAAGCTGAAGTGCAAGGACTTCAGTTGGTTCATGGACAACGTGGCGTACGACGTGTACGACAAGTTCCCGAAGCTGCCGAAGAACGTGCGCTGGGGCATGGTGCGCAACAAGGCCGGCAACGTCTGCCTGGACACCATGGGCAAGGCGGCGCCCGCTTATATTG GCACGTCAACATGTCACGGCGCCGGCAACAACCAGCTGTTCCGGCTGAACGCGGCTGGccagctcggcgtcggcgagcGCTGCGTTGAGGCCGACGCCGACAGCGTCAAGCAGGCCATCTGCCGGCTCGGCACTGTCGATGGACCCTGGAG GTACGACGAAGAAAATCACCAGATAATCCACCGGCTGCACAATTACTGCCTAACGCTGCAGCCGCCCTCGCGCACGCTGGCGCTGGCGCCCTGCGACCCGCGCAACACCTACCAGCAGTGGAGCATCACGCACAAGCAGCCTTCCTGGTGA